The nucleotide sequence CACGGGGTCAGAAGGACTGATCCCGTCGTCGCCGCCCCCTACCCGGGCGGCAGGATCGTCCCGGTGACCTCGGCCAGCGTGATCCGCTGGCCGTCGGCGCCCTCGCACGACCCGCGCAGGGTCACGGTGTCGCCGTCCTGGAGGAACGTGCGGTCGACCCCGGCGATCGTGATGGGTTCGCGCCCGCCCATGGTCAGCTCGATCAGCGAACCCTCGGTGCCGCGTTCGGGGCCGGACACGGTGCCGGAGGCGAACAGGTCGCCGGCCCGGATCGTGGCGCCGTTGACGGTCGCGTGCGCCAGCTGCTGCGGCATCGTCCAGTACATGTCGGCGAAGGACACCCGGCTGACGACCTCCTCGGTCGTCGTCCCGGCCGGGGTGATGGCCACCTCGAGGGAGAGGTCGAAGGACCAGCGCCCCTCGACCCGCAGGTAGTCGCTGACGGGCGGGTCCTGCTCGGGCGAGGCCACACGGGCGGCGTCGAGCGCTGCCAGCGGAGTGATCCACGGGCCGATCGACGTCGCGAAGGACTTGCCCAGGAACGGTCCCAGCGGCTGGTACTCCCACGCCTGGATGTCGCGTGCGGACCAGTCGTTGACCAGCACGATGCCGAAGATGTGCTCACCTGCGGCCGACGCGGGGACGGGGGTCCCCAGCGGCGTCCCGAGGCCACCGGTGACGAAGCCGACCTCCAGCTCGATGTCGAGGCGTTCCGAGGGGCCCACCGGCGGGGCGGCACCCGGCTCGGGGGGCCGCTGCTGGCCGACGGGACGGTGGATCGGCGTGCCGCTGACCACCACGGTGCCGGCGCGGCCGTGGTAGCCCACCGGGAGGTGGCGCCAGTTGGGCAGCAACGGGTCGGAGTCGGGCCGGAACAGGCGTCCGAGGTTCGTGGCGTGATGAAGGGAGGAGTAGAAGTCGACGTAGTCGGCGACGGTGAAGGGCATCGTCGGGGCCGCCACGTCGGCCAGCGGGATCAGCGCCCCGTCCGGCGGGTGCTGC is from Euzebya rosea and encodes:
- the fahA gene encoding fumarylacetoacetase — protein: MSRSWVAGADESGYGLSHLPYGVVVVDGHPVPAVRIGDHALDLRACHRAGLLPGVVWAEHVDLTMLMMEGAEVWAGVRAAVTDLLSEGGSQHPPDGALIPLADVAAPTMPFTVADYVDFYSSLHHATNLGRLFRPDSDPLLPNWRHLPVGYHGRAGTVVVSGTPIHRPVGQQRPPEPGAAPPVGPSERLDIELEVGFVTGGLGTPLGTPVPASAAGEHIFGIVLVNDWSARDIQAWEYQPLGPFLGKSFATSIGPWITPLAALDAARVASPEQDPPVSDYLRVEGRWSFDLSLEVAITPAGTTTEEVVSRVSFADMYWTMPQQLAHATVNGATIRAGDLFASGTVSGPERGTEGSLIELTMGGREPITIAGVDRTFLQDGDTVTLRGSCEGADGQRITLAEVTGTILPPG